A single window of Macellibacteroides fermentans DNA harbors:
- a CDS encoding TonB-dependent receptor, whose amino-acid sequence MKITTVLLFAFLFQAHAEMSYSQSAKISLNLNGASVEQVLNTIEENSDFFFLYNSKLVNVDRKVNVNAKDKSIESVLKQVFDNTNVQYRVEDKQIILSNKPAAIQQQQQTISGVVMDQKFNEPIIGANVVVKGTTNGTVTDMDGKFTLSVSSPNDIILISYIGYMPLEMAASQVKGTKIFLKEDSKTLDEVVVVGYGVQKKANVTGSVATLNAEALESRSVSSVSAALAGQMPGVTAIQSSGAPGAQAGSITIRGKNSINAASPLVIVDGVPGSMNTLDPSDIATLTVLKDASSAAIYGVQAANGVILITTKKGKKGDAAKINYSGTVAWTSPTAKLKFLGSADYAMLYNEAVLNENPNAVVPYSAEDIELYKNGTDPLGHPNTNWYDETFKSTAMEQMHHLSLSGGTEKTSYNASIGYTQQNGLVEQNKYQRYNIRTNIESEITQWLSAGLNISGYRGVANDGYESYSSLLQYCNRLRPTVSVFTEQGDYSFVGLNNPVAHRGTTGFYRETNQQLNAIFQTTVKILPELSVKGVFSVRNDMRNKDAFKKHLTYGSGSNIFSSGDREGYAKNYDWNWYTSQVLINYNKTFGNHSVGLLGGFEQVDYKYKYLEATRKGGGNDDLMESLNTLDKSSQTNNDGGHETARQSYFGRAQYDFSNKYLFEANFRADASSRFPKGNRWGFFPAFSAGWRISEENFLKESDLTWISNLKLRLGWGQTGNEELKDDDIYPSISTYAYDTYMFGNTLYSTAKESRYVNSLLQWATVTNYEAALEAGFLDNKIGFELAAYKKVTNDMLLYLPVQGILGMDGPAQNAGSVQNTGFDLSVFHNNRVNKDFSYALNFNLAYVKNEITDMRGTEGPNPDDSKYWYLEGQPIGTFYGYEAIGFFNTDEELAKQAKRTGKEKLGDIKYADLNKDGKIDAANDRKVIGQNFPSWTAGFGANFFYKDFDLSLFFQGAFDVDGYYTGEAAYSFFNGGKVLERHLDRWTPTNMDASYPRITKDSQINFQTSSFWLQDASYVRLKNVSFGYNLPKSILDKLNIDRVKVFVSGENLLTFTGLDGIDPEAPSSNRGAFYSNVKKVSLGLKVSF is encoded by the coding sequence ATGAAAATAACAACTGTATTGTTATTTGCTTTTCTATTTCAGGCACATGCAGAAATGAGTTACTCGCAATCTGCTAAAATTTCATTAAATTTAAATGGAGCTTCTGTAGAGCAAGTACTTAACACAATAGAAGAGAATTCTGATTTTTTCTTTTTATACAACAGCAAGTTGGTTAATGTTGACAGAAAAGTAAACGTTAATGCAAAAGATAAATCAATTGAAAGTGTATTAAAACAAGTGTTTGATAACACAAATGTTCAATACCGTGTTGAAGACAAGCAGATTATTTTAAGTAATAAACCTGCTGCCATTCAGCAACAACAGCAAACAATTTCGGGTGTTGTAATGGATCAGAAATTTAATGAGCCAATTATTGGAGCGAATGTTGTTGTAAAAGGGACTACTAATGGAACAGTTACCGATATGGATGGTAAATTCACATTGTCAGTTTCTTCCCCTAACGATATAATTTTGATTAGTTACATTGGTTACATGCCTTTGGAAATGGCAGCTTCTCAGGTTAAGGGGACAAAGATATTTTTGAAAGAAGATTCAAAAACGTTGGATGAAGTGGTTGTTGTAGGTTATGGAGTTCAAAAAAAGGCTAACGTGACAGGTTCGGTGGCTACTTTAAATGCTGAGGCATTGGAGTCTCGTTCTGTATCCAGTGTTTCTGCTGCTTTGGCAGGTCAAATGCCAGGTGTAACAGCTATTCAGTCTTCAGGAGCTCCGGGAGCACAAGCCGGTTCAATAACCATTCGTGGCAAGAACTCAATCAATGCTGCCAGCCCACTGGTTATAGTTGATGGTGTGCCGGGAAGTATGAATACGCTTGACCCTTCTGATATTGCTACTCTTACCGTTCTTAAAGATGCTTCTTCTGCCGCAATTTATGGAGTACAGGCTGCGAACGGGGTAATTCTTATTACAACAAAGAAGGGTAAAAAGGGAGATGCTGCAAAAATCAACTATTCAGGAACTGTGGCATGGACATCTCCAACAGCCAAACTTAAGTTCTTAGGATCAGCAGACTACGCAATGTTGTATAATGAAGCTGTATTAAATGAAAACCCTAATGCAGTAGTTCCTTATTCTGCTGAGGATATTGAGCTTTACAAAAATGGAACAGATCCTTTAGGACATCCAAATACAAATTGGTATGACGAAACATTCAAGTCAACGGCAATGGAGCAGATGCATCATTTATCTCTTAGCGGAGGTACGGAAAAAACAAGCTATAATGCATCAATAGGCTATACTCAACAGAATGGTTTGGTAGAACAAAACAAGTACCAACGATATAATATTCGTACAAATATTGAATCTGAAATCACCCAATGGCTGTCTGCAGGTTTAAATATTTCGGGTTACAGAGGTGTTGCTAACGATGGATACGAAAGTTACTCATCATTGCTTCAGTACTGCAACCGTCTAAGACCAACAGTTTCTGTGTTTACTGAACAAGGAGATTATAGTTTTGTAGGCCTTAATAATCCGGTGGCTCACAGAGGAACAACTGGTTTTTATAGAGAAACAAATCAACAGCTAAATGCCATTTTCCAAACTACAGTAAAAATTCTTCCTGAATTAAGTGTGAAGGGGGTATTTTCTGTCCGCAATGACATGAGAAACAAAGATGCTTTTAAAAAGCATTTAACATACGGTTCGGGTTCAAATATTTTTAGTTCAGGAGATCGTGAAGGTTACGCTAAAAATTATGATTGGAATTGGTATACCTCTCAGGTGTTGATCAACTACAATAAAACATTTGGTAATCATTCAGTGGGTCTGTTAGGTGGATTTGAGCAGGTGGATTATAAATATAAGTATTTAGAAGCTACCCGTAAAGGTGGAGGCAACGATGACTTGATGGAGTCGTTGAACACGTTGGATAAATCATCTCAGACAAATAACGACGGGGGTCATGAAACAGCACGTCAGTCTTATTTTGGCCGGGCTCAGTATGATTTCAGTAATAAATATTTGTTTGAAGCCAATTTCCGTGCAGATGCATCTTCTCGCTTCCCCAAAGGTAATCGTTGGGGATTCTTCCCGGCATTCTCGGCAGGATGGAGAATCTCTGAAGAAAATTTCTTGAAAGAATCTGACCTTACTTGGATTAGTAATCTGAAGTTACGTTTAGGTTGGGGACAAACAGGTAATGAGGAGTTGAAAGATGATGATATCTATCCTTCCATCTCAACGTATGCCTATGATACCTATATGTTTGGCAACACCTTGTATTCTACTGCTAAAGAATCTCGTTATGTAAACAGCCTGCTTCAATGGGCTACAGTAACAAATTATGAAGCTGCTTTAGAAGCCGGTTTCCTTGATAATAAGATAGGATTTGAACTTGCAGCTTATAAAAAGGTTACAAACGACATGCTTTTGTATCTTCCGGTTCAGGGGATATTGGGTATGGATGGGCCTGCTCAGAATGCCGGTAGTGTACAAAATACAGGTTTCGATTTAAGTGTATTCCATAATAATCGCGTAAACAAAGATTTTAGTTATGCGTTAAATTTCAACTTGGCATATGTAAAGAATGAAATAACTGACATGCGTGGAACTGAAGGTCCTAATCCTGATGACAGCAAGTACTGGTATCTTGAAGGTCAGCCAATTGGTACATTCTATGGTTACGAAGCCATCGGATTCTTTAATACTGATGAAGAACTGGCTAAACAGGCTAAACGTACAGGTAAAGAAAAACTGGGAGATATTAAATATGCCGACTTAAACAAGGATGGTAAAATTGATGCTGCCAACGATCGCAAGGTTATCGGTCAGAATTTCCCTTCATGGACTGCTGGATTTGGTGCGAATTTCTTCTATAAAGATTTTGATTTGTCCTTGTTCTTCCAGGGAGCATTTGATGTTGATGGATATTATACCGGCGAAGCTGCTTATTCATTCTTTAATGGTGGTAAAGTTTTGGAACGTCACCTGGATCGTTGGACTCCAACTAATATGGATGCATCATATCCTCGCATTACTAAAGATTCACAGATCAACTTCCAGACCTCTTCTTTCTGGTTGCAGGATGCTTCATATGTGCGTTTAAAGAATGTATCATTCGGATATAATCTGCCAAAATCAATTCTGGATAAATTAAATATCGATAGAGTAAAAGTATTTGTGTCTGGTGAGAATTTGCTGACATTTACTGGTCTTGACGGAATTGACCCCGAAGCTCCTTCTTCCAATAGAGGTGCTTTCTACTCAAATGTTAAGAAAGTTTCTTTAGGATTAAAAGTCTCATTTTAA
- a CDS encoding RagB/SusD family nutrient uptake outer membrane protein yields the protein MKKNILYIALFAVMMGFSSCSDFLDKYPQEELSDASFWKTPKDAEMFVANIYKALPGGDAGDIDGDINSDNAVHGIKWAAGNVSKGIYDAADTEWASSYAWIRACNVLLEKIELIENYPAADKEATIGEARFLRGYVYFGLIQTFGDVPYIDKALALDEMEGITRTPRAEVYAKIMQDFDYAISKLPQTWSDDNYGRITKGAALAMKARAALYYGKFDVAATSSKAVMDLNQYELFDAEGTGRYAELFWESQEACSEAVLVRQFKPKDNGTYIIGWGCFPTKGWGGINPTQSLVDAFECVDGAPISQSPLYNEKDPFKNRDSRLEATVLHDGEVMYGTTIKVAPLKSSGSTGIGQHNDATATGYYDQKWLDPSIDPQSDGWDMGKDWHVIRFAEVLLTYAEAKNELSPLDDSAFEAVNRVRKRAGLPALQKTNSALPTYCGTQDALRQRIRNEWRVEFALEGGKRQWDIRRWGIAKEVLNAPFKGLKYKISADGLNCTLYEGENVILTGSSYEDHNYLYPVPQKEIDLNKALTQNPGY from the coding sequence ATGAAAAAGAATATTTTATATATAGCTTTATTTGCTGTAATGATGGGATTTAGCTCTTGTAGCGACTTCCTTGATAAATATCCGCAGGAAGAACTGTCTGATGCAAGTTTCTGGAAGACTCCTAAGGATGCCGAAATGTTTGTAGCCAATATTTACAAAGCACTGCCAGGTGGTGACGCCGGTGATATTGATGGCGATATTAATTCCGATAATGCGGTACATGGTATCAAGTGGGCTGCTGGAAACGTATCGAAAGGGATTTATGATGCTGCTGATACCGAATGGGCTTCAAGTTATGCCTGGATTCGTGCATGCAATGTTCTTCTGGAAAAAATAGAACTAATAGAAAATTATCCCGCTGCAGATAAAGAAGCGACCATTGGCGAAGCCCGTTTCTTACGGGGATATGTGTATTTCGGTTTAATTCAGACATTTGGAGATGTTCCTTATATTGATAAAGCTTTAGCATTGGATGAGATGGAAGGTATTACACGTACCCCTCGTGCCGAAGTGTATGCCAAGATTATGCAAGACTTTGATTATGCTATTAGTAAGTTGCCCCAAACATGGTCTGATGATAACTATGGCAGAATTACAAAAGGTGCCGCATTAGCGATGAAGGCAAGAGCCGCTCTTTATTATGGAAAATTTGATGTGGCTGCTACATCTTCGAAGGCTGTGATGGACTTGAATCAATATGAATTGTTTGATGCCGAAGGTACAGGCAGATATGCCGAATTGTTCTGGGAAAGCCAGGAGGCTTGTAGTGAAGCCGTATTGGTTCGTCAGTTTAAGCCAAAAGACAATGGCACTTATATTATTGGATGGGGTTGTTTCCCTACAAAAGGATGGGGAGGTATTAATCCTACTCAAAGTCTTGTCGACGCATTCGAATGTGTGGATGGAGCTCCAATCAGTCAGTCTCCTTTATATAATGAAAAGGATCCTTTCAAAAACCGTGATTCCCGTCTCGAAGCTACCGTGCTTCATGATGGCGAAGTAATGTATGGTACTACAATTAAAGTTGCACCTCTGAAATCAAGTGGTAGTACAGGTATTGGTCAGCATAACGATGCAACAGCAACCGGTTATTATGATCAGAAATGGCTTGATCCAAGTATAGATCCTCAATCTGATGGATGGGATATGGGTAAGGATTGGCATGTAATACGTTTTGCCGAAGTTCTATTGACTTATGCTGAAGCAAAGAATGAACTTTCTCCGCTTGATGACAGTGCTTTCGAAGCAGTAAATCGTGTACGTAAGCGTGCGGGTCTTCCAGCATTGCAGAAAACCAATAGTGCTCTTCCTACTTATTGTGGAACGCAAGATGCTTTGCGTCAGCGTATCCGTAACGAGTGGCGTGTTGAGTTTGCTTTGGAAGGAGGAAAACGCCAATGGGATATCCGTCGCTGGGGTATCGCTAAAGAAGTATTAAATGCTCCGTTCAAGGGCTTAAAATACAAGATATCAGCTGATGGTTTAAATTGTACCCTTTACGAAGGAGAAAATGTTATTCTTACAGGTAGTTCATACGAAGATCACAATTATTTGTATCCTGTTCCTCAGAAGGAAATTGATTTGAATAAGGCTTTGACTCAGAACCCAGGTTATTAA